From the Acidovorax sp. NCPPB 3576 genome, the window ACGATGACATCCACCCGCGGCTTGAAGGGCACCAGGTCGCTTTCGAAGCGCACCACGCCCTCCATGCCCTGTGCATCGAAGAACTGGTCGCCACGCAGGATCGGCAAGCCCGTGCCGTGCGGCGCCACCCGATTGCGAAAGTCCAGCGTGGCCTTGACGACCACGGTCTTTTGCAGCCCGCCATCTGGCCCGTAGCCCGGAAGGATTTCCGCGGCGAAGGGCGTCAAATTTTCCAGCATCGTATGCATCCTTTTTGCTTTCGACCTTGCCATGCGCCGGCCCCGGGGGGGCAGGCGTGAGTGTGACCCGTCTTCCCCTGGCGCGCGCCATCGACATCCCGGTCATGCGCGCATTGCCCCTGCGCATGGCGCGTTCGCTGGTCACGCAGTACTGGCGCCGCACCCACATGCTCACGCTGCCCGCACACCGGCTGGAGGCCCTGGCGGTGTTCGACGACAGCATCGTTCAGTGCCTGGCCTCGCTCAAGCTGCATCTGGCCCATGCGCCCGCGATGGAGTCGGATTTTCACGCGGAAATCGCCGCCGCAGGGCACGAATTGCAGCAGGAAGGCCCCGCCGTCTTTGCCCACGCCTGCATCGAGGTCCTCAAGCTGCAGCTGGGCCGGCCCGCAGATGTGGCCCCCGACCTCTGGAACGGCCATCTGCAAGCTCACCCCGCCGCGGTCTTCCATGCCTTGCGATTCGCTTTTGATGACGCCGTGGCCAGCTATCTCGCGCCGCGCGCAGGCCAGGCGGTTCAGCAGCAGCACCTGTCGCTGGTGCGCCTTCTGATGCGGCTCGCCATCGCGCGGCCCGCGGTGTCCGATGCCTATGCCGATGCCATGGCGGCCCTGGCCGAGCCCCTGCCCGGCGGCTTGGCGAACCTTTGCCGTTGGCGTTGCGTGGCCCGCGCCGACGAGGCCAAGGCGTTGCGGGCCTTGGAGCAAGGGGAAGACGCCGAAGCGGGCCTGGTCTCCCTCGCCCTCATGGGCAGCCCGCACGAAACCCCGGCCGCCAAGGCAATGCTGGCGCGCTGGCCCGACTCCCCGGTGGCGGTGGCCCTTTGCGCGGCGCGCGCCGGGCACGATCTGGCCGTTGCCTTGCGGGAAGGCCGCTTTCCCGCCATGGCCTGGACGCAGCAGCTGTATGCCGCCGCCCTGGTCGGCGATGGCCCCTTGCTGCGCCATCTTGCCGCGCACACGCTGTGGGACGACGAACTCGCATGCCGGGCACTGGCCGACAGCGTGGCATTGCTGGCGGGCGTTCCCTGCGATGGGCTGTTCGACCGCGCCCGCCCGGCCGGCGACCGCGCCCAGTGGGCGGACGCGGCCCTGGCCGCACTGCCCAGCGCCGGCCCGCCCCTGCGAATCGGCAAGCCGCGGCAATCGGTCGTGCTGGAAGAGGCCGCCGCAGGCGTGGGCGCACCGCTGCGCCGCCTGCTGTACATCGAACATGTCTCCCGCATGAGCGGCGCGCTGTGGATCGAGGCCGATGACCTGGCCGGCGTGCAGGCGCTGGCGCTTCAGACGGCCTCCGTGTTCGAGCGGGCCGTCTTTGCCAGGAGCGCGCCATGACGCCGCTCACCATTGCAGCCACCGGCGCCTGCACGCCCATCGGCACGCGGGCCTGGCAGACCGGCAGCGCCGTGGCCAGCCGCTTTGCGGCCTTCACCCGCCACCCCGTCACGGGCCACATCGATCACCAGGCCACGGTGTCGCGCGTGCAGGCCATCGAGGCCGACTGCACCGGCATCGATCGGCTGGTCCGGCTGGCCGCACCGGCCCTGCACGAGGCGCTGCAAGGCCCCACCACCGCACCCGCCGCGGCATGGCCGATGGTCCGGCCCATCCCGGTCTTCATCGCGCTGCCGGAGCCACTGCCTGAGCTGCGGGGCGCCATCGATGCCCAGCGATTCGCGCTGGAGCTGCCGCGCGCGCTCGACGTGGCACCCGAGTTCCTGCCGCTCATGCTCTACACGGGCGGGGCGGTGGCCGGGGCGGATGCGCTGGCTGCGGCATACCGTTTCATGCAGGAACACCCCAGCGTGCCCGAGGTGGTTTGCGGCGGCGTGGACAGCGGGGTGGACCCGGCCACCATCAATGTCTTCCACCAACGGCGCTGGCTCCGGGTGAAAGGCCACACGGAGGGGTTCATCGCCTCCGAAGGGGCCGCGTTCGT encodes:
- a CDS encoding 3-oxoacyl-ACP synthase produces the protein MTPLTIAATGACTPIGTRAWQTGSAVASRFAAFTRHPVTGHIDHQATVSRVQAIEADCTGIDRLVRLAAPALHEALQGPTTAPAAAWPMVRPIPVFIALPEPLPELRGAIDAQRFALELPRALDVAPEFLPLMLYTGGAVAGADALAAAYRFMQEHPSVPEVVCGGVDSGVDPATINVFHQRRWLRVKGHTEGFIASEGAAFVRLARQPCAANYVTVFPPAFAQEPASRVGSEAILDGAALIGAAAQALKAANLPAQALQSYWSDMDGSPWRGSELMNLSAHLAAQNGHPAMHDPAAFLGEVGAAWVPLLLSLLHEMRQGLHHPHRPVALSGHAGLQSVTGLGTRVAAWVATWNHTRAPMPFPSTRNREAA